The following is a genomic window from Pseudomonas lurida.
AGATCACCGGCCTGCTTGAAGTTCTGCTCGCGCTGGATCTTCGCCTGCTGGGTGCTACCTGACAGGGCCGACTGGCTGTAGCGCGCGGTTTGCGGCTCGTCCCGTGGCAGCAGGCGGCTTGGCTGGTAGTTCACGCCGGTGGTGGTCTTGCCGACGTTCATCGCGCCGTCCTGGTTGCCGTTGTTGACGGCCACCCGTGGGGCATTGATCGGCAGTTGCAGGGCATTGGCGCCCAGGCGGTACATCTGGGTGTCCGCGTAGGAGAACACGCGACCTTGCAGCAGGCGGTCTTCCGACGGTTCGATACCCGGTACCAGGTTGGCCGGGGCCATGGCGACCTGCTCGGTTTCCTGGAACACGTTGGCCGGGTTGCGGTTCAGCACCATCTGCCCGACTTTACGCTCGGGCACATTCGGCCAGATCTTGGTGGCGTCCAGCGGATCGAAGTCGAACTTGGCCAGGTCTTCAGGCTTGAGCACCTGCACGTACAGGTCCCACTTGGGGAAGTCGCCCTTGTTGATATGGGTGACCAGGTCGTTGGTCATGTGGCTGTAGTCACGCCCCTGCACGTCGGTGACCTGCTTGGGATCGAGGTTCTTGATGCCTTGCAGGCTCTTCCAGTGGAACTTGACGTAGTGCACCTCGCCCTTGGCGTTGATCAGCTTGTAGGCATGCACGCCATTGCCGTCCATCTCCCGGTAGCTGGCCGGGGTGCCGGAGTCGGAGTACAGCTCGGTCAGCGTACGCGTGGCCTCGGGTACATGGGAGAAGAAGTCGAAGCGACGGGAATCGTCATCCAGGTTGGTGCGCGGGTCCGGCTTGAAGGCGTGGACCATGTCCGGGAACTTGATGGCATCACGGATGAAAAACGTCGGGAAGTTGTTGCCTACCAGGTCCCAGTTGCCATCGGCGGTGTAGAACTTGGTGGCGAAACCGCGTGGGTCGCGCAGGGTTTCCGGGGAGTGGTTGCCATGGACGACGGCGGAGAAGCGCACGAACACCGGCGTGGATTCGCCTGCCGCGAACACCTTGGCCTTGGTCAGGTCGCTGAGGTTGTCGGTGACGGTGAAGGTGCCGTGTGCCCCGGTACCACGCGCGTGTACCACGCGCTCAGGGATGCGCTCGCGGTCGAAGCGTTGCAGCTTCTGGATCAGTTGCACGTCTTGCAACAACACCGGGCCATTAGCGCCGGCGGTCTGCGAGTTCTGGTTGTCGCCCACCGCAGCGCCATTATCGCGGGTCAGGTTGGCGGCTTGCACCGACAGGGAAAGCAGGCTGGCAGTCACCAGCACCAGCGCGGATCGCGCTGAAACAGGCCTGCGGCTCATTGGATTGTTCATCGAGGTTTCCTCTGGTTTTTTTAGTGCACATTCAGTTGTGCTTGCCAGAGGCTAGTGACCCGGGAGTCAGAAGATAAATAGAAAAGCCGTACCAACCCGATTAATAAATTAATGTGGTAAACCACTGATATCACGGGTATTTCGCGCGCGACTGGTGGCACTTTGCAAACTATTTGCGATTTGATGTGTCGATAAAAACTAACAGTGTTAACAGTTGTGTCAGGCAAGCCTGCTATGAGTGATTTACACTGAGCTCCACCCTTCTCATCTGTAACAAGGAATAACCTATGGGCGTGATCAGTGAGTTCAAGGCCTTCGCGGTCAAAGGTAATGTGGTCGACATGGCCGTCGGTATTATCATCGGCGCAGCCTTCGGCAAAATTGTTTCCTCGTTTGTAGGCGACGTGGTGATGCCGCCGCTCGGTCTGTTGATCGGGGGTGTGGACTTCGGCGACTTGGCGATAACGCTCAAGGCCGCGCAAGGCGATCTGCCCGCGGTTGTGCTGGCGTACGGCAAGTTCATCCAGAGCGTCATCGACTTTGTGATCATCGCGTTCGCGATCTTCATGGGTGTGAAGGCAATCAACCGCTTGAAGCGTGAAGAGGCCGTGGCGCCAAGCCTGCCACCGACGCCGAGCAAGGAAGAAGTGTTGCTGGGTGAGATCCGCGATCTGCTCAAGGCACAGAACGACAAGCCGCTTCAGTAACTGTCGGCTTGAAAAAAAGGCGCCTGCTTGAGGCGCCTTTTTTATTACCAGTAGTTTTCTACTGCAACCTGGCCAGGGCGACGACTCAAGCTCAGATTCATATCGCGCTGCTTGAGCAACTGACGCGTGTCATCGACCATCTGCGGGTTGCCGCAGATCAACACGCGGGAATGTTCCGGGGTCAGTTCAACGCCGGCTGCGCGCTCCAACTCGCCATTTTCGATCAGCGTGGTAATGCGCCCATTCAGCGCGCCGGGATGCTGTTCACGGGTGACGATAGGGACATAGGTCAATTTGTGCGCGTACTCGGCCAGGTACTCGCGCTCGCCCAACGCCTTGATCAATGCCTGATAAGCCAACTCCTTGGCTTCACGTGCGCTGTACACCAGGATGATGCGCTCGAATTTCTCCCAGACCTCGAAGTCCTGCAGGATCGACAAGAACGGCGCCACCCCGGTGCCGGTGCCCAGCATCCACAAGTCACGGCCATCTACGAACCGGTTCAACGTCAGGAATCCGGTGGCCTGGCGTTCCACCATCAGGGTATCGCCCACCCGCAGACGACTCAGCTCACTGGTGAACTCACCGTCCGGGACGACGATCGAGAAGAAGTCCAAGTGCTCGTCGAACGGGGAAGACACCAAGGAATAGGCACGCCATACGGTGCTGCCATCCGCCTTGGTCACCCCCAGGCGTACAAACTGGCCCGCGGTAAAACGAAAGCCCGGGTCGCGGGTGGTGCGCAAGGTAAACAGGCTGGGGGTCAGCGATTGCACGTCGAGCAGGGTCTGGCGGGTAAATTTCTCAGCACTGGCCGTCATGGGGGGCTCCGTTCTACAGGTGCCCTAGTGTCCCTCAAAGTCGCGCGCGGAAACACCTATGGTTGGTAGTGGCATCGCGCAGCACGCAATGATGGCAACTTAATTGCACCGCTAATCAATTCGCTATTAGCCTTCAATGCACGCTCATATCCGCACTGTTAGTTGGTCGTTACAGGTTTCCTCAAGCCCCTAATAAAGCTGGATTTTCACAACTAACCCTTTCAATAGCCCAACTAACCCTGTGGCAAAACATTCTTAAACCCAGCCACGCAAGAGCGAAAATTTCCTGTCGTGATGTAGGCATTATCCTACACTCATTTTCGTGCAGCATTGGGAGCCAGGATGTCCCCAAGTCTCATGACCCCACGGAGAGTGA
Proteins encoded in this region:
- the mscL gene encoding large-conductance mechanosensitive channel protein MscL, whose amino-acid sequence is MGVISEFKAFAVKGNVVDMAVGIIIGAAFGKIVSSFVGDVVMPPLGLLIGGVDFGDLAITLKAAQGDLPAVVLAYGKFIQSVIDFVIIAFAIFMGVKAINRLKREEAVAPSLPPTPSKEEVLLGEIRDLLKAQNDKPLQ
- a CDS encoding ferredoxin--NADP reductase — encoded protein: MTASAEKFTRQTLLDVQSLTPSLFTLRTTRDPGFRFTAGQFVRLGVTKADGSTVWRAYSLVSSPFDEHLDFFSIVVPDGEFTSELSRLRVGDTLMVERQATGFLTLNRFVDGRDLWMLGTGTGVAPFLSILQDFEVWEKFERIILVYSAREAKELAYQALIKALGEREYLAEYAHKLTYVPIVTREQHPGALNGRITTLIENGELERAAGVELTPEHSRVLICGNPQMVDDTRQLLKQRDMNLSLSRRPGQVAVENYW
- the katB gene encoding catalase KatB, with amino-acid sequence MNNPMSRRPVSARSALVLVTASLLSLSVQAANLTRDNGAAVGDNQNSQTAGANGPVLLQDVQLIQKLQRFDRERIPERVVHARGTGAHGTFTVTDNLSDLTKAKVFAAGESTPVFVRFSAVVHGNHSPETLRDPRGFATKFYTADGNWDLVGNNFPTFFIRDAIKFPDMVHAFKPDPRTNLDDDSRRFDFFSHVPEATRTLTELYSDSGTPASYREMDGNGVHAYKLINAKGEVHYVKFHWKSLQGIKNLDPKQVTDVQGRDYSHMTNDLVTHINKGDFPKWDLYVQVLKPEDLAKFDFDPLDATKIWPNVPERKVGQMVLNRNPANVFQETEQVAMAPANLVPGIEPSEDRLLQGRVFSYADTQMYRLGANALQLPINAPRVAVNNGNQDGAMNVGKTTTGVNYQPSRLLPRDEPQTARYSQSALSGSTQQAKIQREQNFKQAGDLYRSFNKKERQDLIDNFGGSLATTDDESKHIILSFLYKADPEYGTGVAKVAKGDLARVKALAEKLTD